From Draconibacterium halophilum, one genomic window encodes:
- a CDS encoding class I SAM-dependent methyltransferase, producing the protein MLETGFVYSTIVDPLLKNLRRRVALEINKGDTVIDIACGTGAQLFELTEKAETVTGVDLSGSMVRYATNKAKKKNIANASFVVCDATDLSSFYGQKFDVAILSMALHQFDPGLHNVILAEVKKIAEKIIVLDYAVPLPKNYVGVGSKVAEFLAGNDHNKNFKSYSKAGGLNTILPANGFTVKRSKRIGKEAFHLVVAHHHSQ; encoded by the coding sequence ATGTTGGAAACCGGCTTTGTATACAGCACAATTGTTGATCCTCTTTTGAAAAATCTTCGCAGAAGAGTAGCATTGGAAATAAACAAAGGCGATACCGTAATTGATATTGCTTGCGGAACAGGAGCGCAACTATTTGAATTAACAGAAAAGGCTGAAACGGTAACAGGTGTTGATCTTTCAGGATCGATGGTACGTTATGCAACAAACAAAGCCAAAAAGAAAAATATTGCCAATGCTTCATTTGTAGTTTGCGATGCCACCGACTTAAGTAGTTTTTATGGGCAAAAATTTGATGTGGCAATACTTTCCATGGCTTTGCACCAGTTTGATCCGGGCCTACATAATGTCATTCTTGCCGAGGTGAAAAAGATCGCTGAGAAAATTATAGTGCTGGATTACGCCGTGCCTTTACCAAAGAATTATGTAGGAGTAGGCAGTAAAGTGGCCGAGTTTCTGGCAGGTAACGATCATAACAAAAATTTTAAAAGCTATTCAAAAGCAGGAGGATTAAATACTATTTTGCCCGCAAACGGTTTTACTGTCAAACGATCGAAACGAATAGGAAAAGAGGCTTTTCATTTGGTGGTTGCACACCATCATTCGCAGTAA
- a CDS encoding glycerophosphodiester phosphodiesterase, whose product MKTTLALIFLLTGINTIAQNTFIAHRGASYLAPENTVASAKLAWELGADAVEVDVHLSKDNRVMVIHDKDTKRTCGGKTNLTIAKTPSTLLRDLDAGSWKGEEFKGEKLPFLSEIIETVPEGKTLVVEIKAGGDEIIPALRRNIDNSGKKDQIVFISFGWKTILAAHKEFPDNKCYWLSSVKPGLKKKMEQAAEEELAGVNLKHSVIDEEIMAHAKALDMEVLTWTVDDPEEAQRLTDIGVAGITTNRPKWLKEQMSK is encoded by the coding sequence ATGAAAACAACACTAGCACTAATTTTTCTTTTGACAGGTATTAATACAATCGCACAAAATACATTTATCGCGCACCGCGGAGCCTCTTATCTGGCACCCGAAAATACAGTGGCCTCAGCCAAACTGGCCTGGGAACTGGGTGCCGATGCCGTAGAAGTTGATGTTCATTTATCGAAAGATAACCGCGTAATGGTTATTCACGACAAAGATACAAAGAGAACGTGCGGCGGTAAGACAAATCTAACCATTGCCAAAACACCATCGACTTTATTGCGCGATCTGGATGCCGGCAGTTGGAAAGGTGAAGAATTTAAAGGTGAAAAGTTACCCTTCCTTTCAGAAATTATTGAAACCGTTCCTGAAGGCAAAACACTGGTTGTTGAAATTAAAGCCGGAGGCGATGAAATAATCCCTGCACTGCGCCGAAATATAGATAACAGCGGTAAAAAAGATCAGATTGTTTTTATCAGTTTTGGCTGGAAAACCATTCTTGCTGCGCATAAAGAATTCCCCGATAACAAATGCTACTGGCTGAGCTCCGTAAAACCGGGATTAAAGAAAAAAATGGAACAGGCAGCGGAAGAAGAACTGGCGGGCGTTAACTTAAAACACTCCGTTATCGACGAGGAAATAATGGCACACGCCAAAGCGCTGGATATGGAAGTACTTACCTGGACTGTTGACGATCCGGAAGAAGCCCAACGCCTTACCGATATTGGCGTTGCCGGAATTACTACCAATCGACCTAAATGGCTGAAAGAACAGATGAGTAAATAA
- a CDS encoding ChaN family lipoprotein yields the protein MKNYLIVGIISLLLFSSFKSDKPAYLLFNKNGKAVKYEKMLKQLEDADIVLFGELHDNPISHWLQLELTKDLYRQNGKKLVLGAEMFESDNQVIMDEYLSGKISNRNFEDEIRLWPNYKTDYKPLVEFAKDSGLYFVATNVPRRYASLVNKQGFEGLDDLSDEAKTFLPPLPVPYDSTLNCYASMMKMEGMGSHVTANFPKAQAIKDATMAHFILKNWEPGKILLHYHGAYHSENFESIYWYLKHENPELKIVTIHSVLQDDISELTEENTGAADFTICVDEDMTRTR from the coding sequence ATGAAGAACTATCTGATTGTAGGTATCATCTCTTTGCTTTTATTCTCCTCTTTTAAATCCGACAAACCTGCGTACCTTCTTTTTAATAAGAATGGTAAGGCGGTGAAGTACGAAAAAATGCTAAAACAGCTGGAGGATGCAGATATTGTTCTATTTGGCGAACTGCACGACAATCCTATTTCGCACTGGTTACAATTGGAACTTACCAAAGACCTGTACCGGCAAAATGGTAAAAAGCTGGTTTTGGGTGCCGAAATGTTTGAAAGCGATAACCAGGTGATTATGGATGAATACCTTTCAGGAAAAATATCGAACCGGAATTTTGAAGACGAAATACGACTGTGGCCCAATTACAAAACCGATTACAAACCACTGGTAGAATTTGCCAAAGACAGTGGTCTATATTTCGTAGCAACTAATGTTCCACGTCGGTATGCATCGCTGGTAAACAAGCAGGGTTTCGAGGGATTAGACGATCTGTCTGATGAAGCCAAAACTTTTTTGCCACCACTTCCGGTGCCTTACGATTCAACACTTAACTGTTATGCCAGTATGATGAAAATGGAAGGAATGGGTAGCCACGTTACTGCAAACTTTCCTAAAGCGCAAGCCATAAAAGATGCGACTATGGCCCATTTTATTCTTAAAAACTGGGAGCCGGGAAAAATACTATTGCATTACCACGGAGCTTATCATTCAGAAAATTTTGAGAGTATATACTGGTACTTAAAACACGAAAACCCTGAACTGAAAATTGTTACCATACACTCCGTTTTGCAAGATGATATTTCGGAACTTACTGAGGAAAATACCGGCGCTGCCGATTTTACAATTTGCGTGGATGAAGATATGACGCGAACACGATAA
- a CDS encoding alpha/beta hydrolase family esterase, with protein sequence MYKILFSIPLIFLAELSFSQRWTETIHVKVDGLERNYELFVPKNYSEGKDYPIVFILHGGGGKSSRMPRFTRYRFNELAARDGFIAVYPNGYRKGWNDGDRDTLTVARRLNIDDVGFFDAMIDDLDRKLSIDSERIFACGISNGGFMVQRLAIERSKVFKAIGVVAANMSEDQQTTVPGNPVPVIFICGTSDPLVPYNGGPVMVLKQKRGEVVSVDESVRFWKEQNDCSELAEARELPDIIKTDDCSVYKTVWQNPDDPNIRVVNIRIENGGHTWPGTRQYLPTKLIGNTNQDIDGCEEIWEFFNSVKIN encoded by the coding sequence ATGTACAAAATTCTGTTTTCAATACCGTTGATTTTCCTTGCTGAACTTTCTTTTTCGCAAAGATGGACGGAAACAATACATGTTAAAGTCGACGGGCTGGAGCGGAACTACGAATTGTTTGTGCCAAAAAATTATTCGGAAGGGAAAGATTATCCTATCGTTTTTATACTGCATGGTGGAGGCGGAAAATCCAGCCGGATGCCACGATTTACCCGATACCGGTTTAATGAGCTGGCGGCACGCGATGGATTTATTGCCGTTTATCCGAATGGTTATCGGAAAGGGTGGAACGATGGAGACCGCGACACACTGACCGTTGCCCGGAGATTAAATATCGACGACGTGGGCTTTTTTGATGCTATGATCGACGATCTCGATAGAAAATTATCAATTGATAGCGAACGTATTTTTGCCTGTGGAATTTCAAATGGTGGATTTATGGTGCAGCGGCTGGCTATCGAGCGATCGAAAGTTTTTAAAGCAATCGGTGTGGTTGCGGCAAATATGAGTGAAGACCAGCAGACAACTGTTCCGGGAAATCCTGTTCCGGTGATCTTTATTTGCGGCACTTCCGATCCGCTGGTTCCGTATAACGGTGGCCCGGTGATGGTATTAAAACAGAAACGAGGAGAAGTTGTTAGCGTGGATGAAAGCGTACGATTCTGGAAAGAACAAAATGACTGTTCAGAATTGGCAGAAGCACGCGAATTACCTGATATAATTAAAACTGATGATTGTAGCGTTTACAAAACAGTTTGGCAAAATCCCGATGATCCAAACATACGGGTAGTAAATATTCGAATTGAAAACGGCGGACATACCTGGCCGGGAACAAGGCAATATTTGCCAACGAAGTTGATTGGAAATACGAATCAGGATATTGACGGGTGTGAAGAGATTTGGGAATTTTTTAACTCAGTAAAAATAAATTAG